One window of Chamaesiphon minutus PCC 6605 genomic DNA carries:
- a CDS encoding DUF6088 family protein has protein sequence MENSKLKEIILAEMEQSNFDVFLRSDFAHIGNYDRVGKALSQLCKECKLLRLGSGLYCLTEISDLFPGEVIPKAKSLPALAREALTRLGYQVVVSKAERERQEGRSTQVPTGRRLAIKGKQPNRKIGYDGTYVTYEHAK, from the coding sequence ATGGAAAATAGCAAATTAAAAGAGATTATCTTAGCTGAGATGGAACAGAGCAATTTTGATGTTTTTCTGCGTTCTGACTTTGCTCACATTGGTAACTACGATCGAGTGGGCAAGGCTTTATCTCAACTGTGTAAAGAATGTAAATTATTGAGGTTGGGTTCAGGTTTATATTGTTTGACAGAAATATCAGACTTATTCCCAGGAGAAGTTATTCCCAAGGCAAAATCTTTGCCAGCACTAGCTCGCGAGGCACTAACTCGTCTTGGATATCAAGTCGTAGTATCTAAAGCCGAACGAGAACGGCAAGAAGGGCGAAGTACTCAAGTGCCAACTGGCAGAAGGTTAGCCATTAAAGGTAAACAGCCTAATAGAAAAATTGGGTATGACGGCACCTATGTAACTTACGAACATGCTAAATAA
- a CDS encoding helix-turn-helix domain-containing protein translates to MSWLNKRQRQTNRYQEYIYEKVKESTVKQVSDNEKMSENAVQDIFHKVAKLKKSGCAHAFVSRRFSAPSKTGGCLSD, encoded by the coding sequence TTGTCTTGGTTGAACAAGAGACAAAGGCAAACGAATAGATATCAAGAATATATATATGAAAAAGTCAAAGAATCAACCGTCAAGCAAGTCAGTGATAATGAAAAGATGAGTGAGAATGCCGTCCAAGATATTTTTCATAAAGTTGCTAAATTAAAAAAAAGCGGATGCGCGCACGCCTTTGTTTCCCGACGGTTTAGCGCACCAAGCAAGACTGGGGGCTGCCTAAGCGATTAA
- a CDS encoding CHAT domain-containing protein translates to MAFIFAPGGNVSMVKLGDVGEIDGLIRRYHDLACDANLPSFGARPNPSNQQPKPVPEVEKTSIDLQLSQRLLTPVLESIDPETKQLIFIPDGALHTLPSVNLLVGSDPRILEEVGDLGGLLNDRFVCTYLSTLRELLTRTDRPDRFSDGEARPTLNPSIAIGNPNYNYLASALTPQLFQPIPESQLLLNSLKLQLDSDAHFFTGDRATETVLLEAKSPKLLVIITHGELLNRDGDPMQNHGLALTGANSWLAGEKLPAEIGKGFLLARDVAYLD, encoded by the coding sequence GTGGCGTTTATCTTCGCACCTGGGGGGAATGTGAGCATGGTGAAATTGGGCGATGTGGGGGAAATCGATGGGTTAATTCGTCGATATCACGATCTGGCTTGTGATGCGAATTTACCGAGTTTTGGGGCGCGTCCAAATCCGTCGAATCAACAGCCAAAACCTGTGCCAGAGGTTGAGAAAACATCTATCGATCTGCAATTGTCGCAGCGATTATTAACACCTGTTTTAGAGTCGATCGATCCTGAAACTAAGCAGCTAATTTTTATCCCTGATGGTGCATTGCATACTTTACCGAGCGTGAATTTGCTAGTGGGTTCAGATCCCCGAATTCTTGAAGAAGTCGGGGATCTGGGCGGGCTTCTAAACGATCGATTTGTCTGTACTTATCTATCTACTTTGCGAGAACTTTTAACCCGTACAGATCGCCCAGATCGATTCTCCGATGGTGAGGCGCGGCCAACGCTCAATCCATCGATCGCGATCGGTAATCCAAATTATAATTATCTTGCTTCTGCACTCACTCCCCAATTATTTCAACCCATTCCCGAAAGTCAATTATTACTCAATTCGCTCAAGTTGCAACTCGATTCAGACGCTCACTTTTTCACTGGCGATCGAGCAACTGAAACCGTTTTACTAGAAGCTAAATCACCAAAATTATTAGTTATTATTACTCATGGTGAATTACTGAATAGGGACGGCGATCCAATGCAAAATCATGGATTAGCTTTAACTGGAGCAAATTCTTGGTTAGCTGGGGAAAAATTACCCGCCGAAATTGGTAAAGGCTTCCTCCTAGCTCGTGATGTCGCCTATCTCGATTAG
- a CDS encoding ribbon-helix-helix domain-containing protein codes for MNTLPITLPASLTTYLQTQIESGHYATPSDYIQALIQADRDRQARLETLALEGIQSGSATPMTSDDWSQIRATVRHNISQGN; via the coding sequence ATGAACACTCTCCCCATCACCCTCCCCGCAAGCCTCACCACCTACCTCCAAACCCAAATCGAATCCGGTCACTACGCCACACCTAGCGACTACATCCAAGCCCTGATCCAAGCAGACCGCGATCGCCAAGCTCGTCTCGAAACCCTCGCTCTCGAAGGCATCCAATCTGGCTCCGCCACCCCCATGACTTCTGACGACTGGTCGCAGATCCGCGCCACCGTCCGCCACAACATCAGTCAAGGCAACTAA
- a CDS encoding type II toxin-antitoxin system RelE/ParE family toxin, producing MGRLSGFTKPEVVQVRQYPVKGFPNYLILYQLTEDTIDIIRVLHGARNIELTLFETENQ from the coding sequence ATCGGCAGGTTGAGCGGTTTTACTAAGCCAGAAGTCGTACAAGTTCGCCAATACCCTGTCAAAGGATTCCCAAACTATCTCATCCTCTACCAATTGACTGAAGACACCATCGACATCATTCGTGTCCTGCATGGCGCACGCAACATAGAACTTACCCTATTTGAAACCGAGAACCAATAA
- a CDS encoding IS1 family transposase (programmed frameshift) yields MECPECKSTRVNKNGHKAGKQNHICVDCGRQFIDCYQTDQGYGEEIKKECLLMYVNGMGFRAIERIKGVHHTSIINWVKQVGELLPNAYAPEIIPQVGELDELETFVGSKKTKFWLWTAVNHFHPGILGWVLGDHSAKTFQPLWELVSSWKCYFYITDGWPVYPIFIPDGDQIICKTYMTRVEGENTRLRHYLARLHRKTLCYSKSKEMLAHSVRLLIHYLKFWDVPIPYSANY; encoded by the exons ATCGAATGTCCAGAGTGTAAGTCAACTCGTGTTAATAAAAATGGGCATAAAGCAGGCAAACAGAATCATATCTGTGTTGATTGCGGCAGACAATTCATAGATTGTTATCAAACTGATCAAGGTTATGGAGAAGAAATTAAAAAAGAATGTCTCCTCATGTATGTAAATGGGATGGGTTTCAGAGCAATTGAGCGAATTAAGGGAGTACATCATACAAGTATTATTAATTGGGTTAAGCAAGTCGGTGAATTACTCCCAAATGCTTATGCACCAGAAATAATTCCACAAGTAGGAGAGCTGGATGAACTAGAAACATTTGTTGGCTCAAAAAAAACAAAAT TCTGGCTCTGGACGGCAGTAAATCACTTTCACCCAGGAATTTTAGGATGGGTACTGGGCGACCACAGTGCAAAAACTTTTCAGCCATTATGGGAACTAGTCAGTAGCTGGAAATGCTACTTTTACATCACGGATGGATGGCCAGTCTACCCGATATTTATTCCAGATGGAGACCAGATTATTTGTAAAACTTATATGACTAGAGTAGAGGGAGAAAATACAAGGCTTAGACACTATTTAGCCAGACTTCATCGCAAGACGCTTTGCTATTCTAAGTCGAAAGAAATGCTGGCACATTCAGTTAGATTACTAATTCACTATCTCAAGTTCTGGGATGTTCCCATCCCATATTCAGCTAACTATTAA
- a CDS encoding helix-turn-helix transcriptional regulator translates to MIQNKHQYKVTNSKLKELEQSLANLAANPEGLSERLWQSQQAGVRVWIDRLKAEIAEYDGLQQGESVFKISSLTELPIALIKARIASGMTQKELAEKIGVKEQQIQRYEANHYDSASFERLREVFEALGISFKEIIMEIEGSAAISKSL, encoded by the coding sequence GTGATTCAAAATAAACATCAATATAAGGTCACTAATTCTAAACTCAAAGAATTAGAGCAATCTTTAGCAAATCTAGCCGCTAATCCCGAAGGATTGTCCGAACGTCTGTGGCAATCTCAGCAAGCGGGAGTAAGAGTGTGGATCGACCGATTGAAGGCAGAAATTGCCGAATATGACGGGTTGCAGCAGGGCGAGTCGGTGTTCAAGATTTCTTCCCTCACCGAACTACCAATCGCCTTAATTAAAGCCAGAATTGCTAGCGGCATGACTCAAAAAGAACTAGCCGAAAAAATTGGCGTGAAAGAGCAACAAATTCAACGCTATGAAGCTAATCATTATGATTCGGCTAGCTTCGAGCGATTGCGGGAAGTCTTTGAAGCTCTGGGCATAAGTTTTAAAGAAATAATTATGGAAATCGAGGGGTCTGCTGCGATCTCGAAATCGCTATAA
- a CDS encoding DUF6932 family protein: MISGSGLAPITTFKQLLTGLRLALGNLKLAGCRRVYIGGSFITDKERPNDYDGCFDIFGIDEEAIDPIFLQPDLAAQRTKFSGELVPNPAMAGFFQTDKNGNPKGIIVLDPTAIP; encoded by the coding sequence ATGATTTCTGGGAGCGGTTTGGCACCAATAACTACCTTTAAACAACTGCTCACGGGCTTGCGATTGGCTCTGGGAAATCTGAAACTAGCTGGCTGTCGGCGGGTATATATTGGCGGTAGCTTCATCACAGACAAGGAACGACCAAATGATTACGATGGTTGCTTTGACATTTTTGGGATCGACGAAGAGGCGATCGATCCCATTTTTCTGCAACCGGATCTGGCGGCGCAACGGACTAAGTTTAGTGGTGAATTAGTCCCGAATCCAGCAATGGCAGGGTTTTTTCAAACCGATAAAAATGGCAATCCCAAAGGAATTATCGTCTTAGATCCGACTGCTATCCCCTAA
- the pglZ gene encoding BREX-6 system phosphatase PglZ — protein MLARRYLGGDNRARQIATTLEEELKYELRQHGIVVWLDKDAAYNSYVDRLVERYQQEQFPFPVIPFRGSYLEMLLALEPYGNGELPDRVLIHMPGHTTESIRKTPILELYRAGKCYRKALNTLIRETASGHVNPDKIEAYLNTGDLDLSAADNWLAVACNQPQGDRSQYLESLDLEWVLASTIATAATSFKTKFSDAQSLSILSDYLYRKTGMDATFQTFYRQSTTLSFSDLGETFVAWLMCVEYVHDLARSPMLDDLKRLKQLSAPLKQTCDRLVGYLRDSHPQAYETIARQVEGHLEPELKDLRPEDLGKIDTFLSEENAILGGALQALQQEAWEKALEWAQVRLEQPSFWLARDRTRRIEWLLIRDAATLGLALIRHPQPLQGRTNLTSALEGYTQTGCTVDRAHRKFEQQRAKLLSSTLPHFGSLLEISDKLRSRYREWADDLAHSFAQICESEGFLPVESLQQRSLYEQEVHPLTQTAAKTAYFIIDAFRYEMATELISAFEGAGTNVTLRARYAELPTITAVGMNVLAPLSKAGKLTLGSDRGFKGFKTGEYTVRKPDERVRAMGDRSVDNVNSGRRRVRQLKLSEVCDRSTDSLKQGCANADLIVVHSQEIDDAGEANLGLIAFEECLKQLKSAWNRLKSIGINEFVFTADHGFLLQDQTTKQVTWGTIRAPQRRYILDDHPRAEAETVTVSLGALNYEGQTGYLLFRKDTAVFATGNPGATFVHGGNSLQERVIPVLSVSHNRDVSSFKTVKYAVEVQAQPDIAGFSRLKVRVKPAPVAQGVLSFTGAKTIALALRVPDRHDIQVNIKDVPNVAIQNQQIPVQLNAEWVEVVFDLAGYQDERVRIEVYHPDASEDVEPATLESYFKVAGTLRRTKDTPITVQTSGDWQDSFADPNVGRVFLHLQQHGSIAESELAIILGNPRQVRRFAVAFEEYLQKVPFSVRTEATSSGKRYVKQT, from the coding sequence ATGTTGGCTCGTAGATACCTTGGGGGAGATAACCGCGCTCGTCAAATCGCAACCACCTTAGAAGAAGAACTGAAGTACGAACTGCGTCAGCATGGCATTGTCGTGTGGCTCGATAAAGACGCGGCGTATAACAGCTATGTCGATCGACTGGTGGAACGTTACCAGCAAGAGCAATTTCCCTTTCCGGTGATTCCATTTCGGGGCAGCTACCTCGAAATGCTGCTGGCACTAGAACCTTATGGCAACGGCGAATTACCCGATCGAGTGTTGATTCACATGCCTGGACATACCACCGAAAGCATTCGGAAAACGCCGATCTTAGAGTTGTATCGCGCTGGCAAATGCTATCGTAAGGCACTCAATACCCTCATTCGCGAAACTGCTTCAGGGCACGTTAACCCCGACAAGATCGAAGCCTACCTCAACACAGGAGATCTAGACCTGAGTGCCGCTGACAATTGGCTAGCAGTCGCCTGTAACCAACCGCAAGGCGATCGATCTCAATACCTCGAAAGTCTCGACCTCGAATGGGTGTTAGCTAGCACGATCGCCACAGCAGCTACTAGCTTTAAGACCAAATTCAGCGATGCCCAGAGTCTGAGCATCCTCTCCGACTATCTCTACCGCAAGACCGGAATGGATGCAACATTCCAAACCTTTTATCGCCAATCCACAACCCTCTCCTTCAGCGATCTGGGTGAAACTTTCGTGGCATGGCTGATGTGCGTCGAATATGTCCACGATCTAGCTCGATCGCCGATGCTGGACGATCTGAAACGGCTCAAACAACTCTCCGCACCACTCAAACAAACCTGCGATCGGTTGGTCGGTTATCTGCGCGACAGCCATCCCCAAGCCTATGAAACGATCGCCAGACAAGTAGAAGGACATCTAGAACCGGAGCTAAAAGATCTCCGACCGGAAGATCTGGGTAAAATCGATACCTTCCTGAGCGAAGAAAATGCCATCTTAGGCGGAGCATTGCAGGCACTCCAGCAGGAAGCCTGGGAAAAAGCTTTGGAGTGGGCGCAAGTTCGGTTAGAGCAGCCCTCCTTCTGGCTGGCTCGCGATCGGACTCGGCGGATCGAGTGGTTGTTAATTCGGGATGCCGCTACCCTCGGTCTGGCATTGATTCGGCACCCGCAACCGCTTCAGGGTCGAACTAATCTCACCAGTGCCTTAGAGGGTTACACGCAAACGGGGTGTACGGTCGATCGCGCCCACCGCAAATTCGAGCAACAGCGGGCTAAACTTTTAAGCTCGACTCTGCCACATTTTGGTTCGCTTTTGGAAATTTCCGACAAGCTTCGCAGCCGTTATCGGGAATGGGCAGATGACCTCGCCCACAGCTTCGCCCAGATCTGTGAAAGTGAAGGATTTTTGCCAGTAGAATCCCTGCAACAGCGATCGCTCTACGAGCAAGAGGTGCATCCGCTTACCCAAACCGCTGCGAAGACCGCCTATTTCATCATCGATGCCTTTCGCTATGAGATGGCCACCGAACTGATCTCCGCTTTTGAAGGCGCAGGCACGAACGTTACCCTCAGAGCGCGTTATGCGGAGTTACCCACCATTACCGCAGTAGGGATGAATGTCCTCGCTCCGCTGAGTAAAGCTGGAAAACTCACCCTGGGGAGCGATCGGGGGTTCAAGGGCTTCAAAACGGGCGAATATACCGTCCGCAAGCCAGATGAGCGGGTGCGGGCGATGGGCGATCGCAGCGTGGATAATGTTAATTCCGGTCGGCGGCGAGTGCGACAGCTTAAATTGAGCGAAGTTTGCGATCGATCGACCGACAGTTTGAAACAAGGATGTGCGAATGCGGATTTAATCGTCGTTCATAGTCAAGAAATCGACGATGCGGGGGAAGCCAATCTGGGTTTAATTGCCTTTGAAGAGTGCCTCAAGCAGTTAAAATCGGCATGGAATCGACTCAAAAGCATTGGCATCAATGAATTTGTCTTTACGGCCGATCATGGTTTCCTGCTCCAAGACCAGACCACCAAACAAGTAACCTGGGGGACGATCCGCGCTCCGCAACGGCGTTATATTCTCGACGACCATCCGCGAGCCGAGGCAGAAACCGTCACAGTGTCTCTGGGCGCACTTAATTATGAAGGTCAGACCGGATATTTACTCTTTCGTAAAGATACTGCGGTATTTGCAACGGGGAATCCTGGCGCAACCTTCGTTCACGGTGGCAATAGTCTCCAAGAGCGGGTAATTCCGGTGTTGAGCGTATCGCATAATCGCGATGTCAGCAGTTTCAAAACCGTCAAATACGCGGTAGAAGTCCAAGCGCAACCAGATATTGCCGGATTTAGTCGGCTGAAAGTTCGAGTCAAACCAGCACCTGTCGCCCAAGGCGTGCTCAGTTTTACTGGAGCTAAAACGATCGCCTTAGCTCTGAGGGTACCAGATCGTCACGATATCCAAGTGAATATTAAAGATGTACCCAATGTCGCGATCCAAAATCAGCAGATCCCCGTCCAATTGAATGCAGAATGGGTAGAGGTGGTCTTCGACCTCGCTGGATACCAAGACGAACGAGTCAGAATCGAGGTTTACCATCCAGATGCTTCAGAAGATGTCGAACCTGCAACTCTAGAGTCGTACTTTAAGGTCGCTGGCACCCTGCGCCGGACGAAAGATACGCCCATTACAGTCCAGACTAGTGGCGATTGGCAAGATAGCTTTGCCGACCCCAATGTGGGTCGAGTTTTTCTCCACCTCCAGCAGCATGGTTCGATCGCGGAATCCGAACTTGCGATAATTTTAGGCAATCCGCGTCAAGTTCGCCGCTTCGCTGTCGCCTTTGAGGAATACCTCCAGAAAGTACCGTTCTCAGTCAGGACTGAAGCTACCAGTAGTGGTAAACGCTACGTCAAACAAACCTAA
- the brxD gene encoding BREX system ATP-binding protein BrxD, translated as MAISEKDTEHILERLRSGTVPERGLEAFAVGIDKQQTEIRRQLSLAASGEGVFKFLRGGYGCGKTFMSRLAVLEAQEQGFATSFVVVSDNDLHFYKFDDVYRKVVQELGTSSCPRGALSDIIDRWIAKVEDALIAGGADEESEGFDAQVQQRMEEELASLTAGKAPEDMARVLRAIFQLKQQGEVAEASALLAWLSGSENVSASAKKVAGIKGDIGSREALDYLQGILEITKAAGYKGLVIAIDEAETILRMRHDVRGKSLNGIRQICDAADRYRGLLWLFTGTSEFFDTQRGVAGLQPLYERIKFQDEGGFVSTRQPQLELKPFDANRLKEVALKLREIYPAVDRHRLMNKVTVDFIDRLVAKTTQGFQGDVGVVPRQFLRQFVNVLDLTDENEDYDPMVVAGFDRTALNEIEQRLSAGLPYLDPEPEDDKGYSLVEF; from the coding sequence ATGGCAATCAGCGAAAAAGACACAGAGCATATTTTAGAGAGACTCCGTTCAGGCACCGTCCCCGAACGGGGGCTAGAAGCCTTTGCTGTAGGGATCGATAAGCAGCAGACCGAAATCCGTCGTCAACTCAGTCTTGCGGCCAGTGGGGAAGGAGTATTCAAGTTTCTCAGGGGTGGTTATGGCTGTGGTAAAACATTCATGTCCCGTCTGGCTGTCTTAGAAGCACAGGAGCAAGGGTTTGCCACTAGCTTTGTCGTAGTCTCGGATAACGACCTGCATTTTTATAAATTTGATGATGTATATCGTAAAGTAGTGCAAGAATTAGGTACCAGTTCTTGCCCCAGAGGTGCCCTGAGCGACATCATCGATCGCTGGATTGCCAAGGTCGAAGACGCGCTGATTGCTGGCGGTGCTGACGAAGAAAGTGAGGGCTTCGATGCCCAAGTCCAACAGCGGATGGAAGAAGAATTAGCATCTCTCACTGCCGGAAAAGCTCCAGAAGATATGGCGCGAGTCCTCCGCGCGATTTTTCAACTCAAACAACAAGGCGAAGTCGCCGAAGCCAGTGCCTTACTAGCTTGGCTATCCGGTAGTGAAAATGTATCTGCCAGTGCCAAGAAGGTGGCAGGGATTAAGGGTGACATCGGCAGTCGCGAAGCCCTAGATTACCTCCAGGGTATTCTGGAAATCACCAAGGCAGCGGGCTATAAAGGACTGGTGATCGCGATCGATGAAGCTGAGACTATTTTGAGAATGCGCCATGATGTGCGCGGTAAATCCCTCAACGGTATCCGCCAGATTTGCGATGCGGCGGATCGCTATCGCGGGTTGCTGTGGTTATTTACCGGAACCTCGGAATTCTTCGACACCCAGCGCGGCGTTGCTGGACTCCAGCCACTCTACGAGCGGATTAAGTTCCAGGATGAAGGCGGATTTGTCAGCACTCGTCAGCCCCAGCTAGAACTCAAACCCTTCGATGCCAATCGGCTGAAGGAAGTGGCACTCAAGTTGAGGGAAATATATCCCGCAGTCGATCGCCACCGTCTGATGAACAAAGTTACCGTAGACTTTATCGATCGATTAGTGGCAAAAACCACTCAAGGTTTCCAAGGCGATGTGGGTGTAGTCCCCCGTCAGTTCCTCCGGCAATTCGTCAATGTGCTGGATCTCACCGATGAGAATGAAGACTACGATCCGATGGTAGTGGCAGGCTTCGATCGAACTGCACTAAATGAGATCGAACAGAGATTGAGCGCAGGACTTCCCTACCTCGATCCCGAACCAGAGGATGACAAGGGATACTCCCTAGTTGAGTTTTAG
- a CDS encoding DEAD/DEAH box helicase, with the protein MTSAFSRFPPRLQAAIASNLGWTSLRPVQELSSHALLDGKNAVILAPTAGGKTEAAMFPLLAKLMADEPKGVGMIYVAPIKALLNNQADRLGRYTEMVGLRRFLWHGDIKAADKRRFLNEPAALLMTTPESLEVMLLSAKVPHVQLFQDLRAIVIDEVHSLAGSDRGTQLISVLERLARFTPNDIQRIGLSATIGNPADILTWMQGTSHRESCIIDPPKVTSHKDLRIYLRDTIGSIATAASTKAADRKSLFFCQSRALAEDIADRMRDRGTDVFVHHSSVSLEERTAAEARFQYGTNACIVCTSTLELGIDVGDLDLVLQANAPSTVSSFLQRLGRTGRRAGQQANTTFYCEDIEPVLQAISIIELARTGWVESVPVQTRAWPVLVHQLLALTLQFGGVSTERCWEYLSVVPDFSGIAYAEFETLIEHMTQTGYLFGSGGLLSIGDKAEKVYGRKNFMELYAVFSSPQLYKVQTKANYTIGSLEQIFVDKLVPEVSSFILGGRSWTVLHVNHAERSVLVIPAPRGKKPSWGGFIPELLGFELCQQVRQIILSQDSLPYLDEQAQFVLDEYRHELAPLLKSSGWSLQFDPDRAICWTFAGGAINHTLKYGLQVYSDSKIVVDNFKLKIEGDSFTINSLKLAIAEISKPSFWQSAATQAAISINLPEYRLSKFQQALPDIYSIEIIQNYLLDISKSIEFLQRVK; encoded by the coding sequence ATGACATCCGCCTTCTCCCGCTTTCCGCCCCGACTCCAAGCCGCGATTGCTTCAAACTTAGGCTGGACATCGCTGCGTCCGGTGCAAGAACTATCGAGCCACGCCTTACTTGACGGCAAAAATGCGGTCATCCTCGCCCCAACCGCAGGTGGCAAGACGGAAGCAGCGATGTTTCCGCTGCTGGCGAAGCTGATGGCTGACGAACCCAAAGGCGTTGGGATGATTTATGTCGCGCCGATTAAAGCTTTGTTGAACAATCAAGCAGATCGATTGGGGCGTTACACCGAGATGGTTGGTTTACGGCGATTCCTCTGGCATGGCGATATCAAAGCTGCTGACAAAAGACGGTTTCTGAACGAACCTGCTGCACTGCTGATGACCACGCCAGAATCATTAGAAGTCATGCTCCTCTCGGCAAAAGTGCCCCATGTCCAACTATTTCAAGACTTACGGGCAATCGTCATCGACGAAGTTCACTCTCTAGCTGGCAGCGATCGCGGCACACAGCTTATTTCCGTTCTGGAGCGGTTGGCAAGATTTACACCGAATGACATCCAGCGGATCGGGCTGAGTGCGACCATCGGGAATCCAGCGGATATCCTGACCTGGATGCAGGGGACTTCCCACAGAGAGAGTTGTATTATCGATCCGCCCAAAGTAACTTCGCACAAAGACCTCAGAATTTATCTCCGCGATACCATCGGCAGTATTGCAACAGCGGCCAGCACCAAAGCTGCCGATCGCAAAAGCCTATTCTTCTGTCAAAGTCGCGCCCTTGCCGAAGACATTGCCGATCGAATGCGCGATCGTGGCACCGATGTCTTCGTCCACCACAGCTCGGTCTCGCTAGAGGAACGGACTGCTGCGGAAGCTCGATTTCAGTATGGGACAAACGCCTGTATCGTTTGCACTTCAACGTTAGAACTCGGCATCGATGTCGGCGATCTAGACCTAGTGCTCCAAGCCAATGCACCCTCGACAGTATCCTCCTTTTTGCAGCGGCTCGGTCGCACGGGTCGCCGTGCCGGACAGCAAGCCAACACCACCTTTTACTGCGAAGATATCGAACCAGTTTTACAAGCGATCTCCATCATCGAGCTGGCAAGAACGGGATGGGTTGAGTCAGTTCCCGTTCAGACAAGAGCTTGGCCTGTGCTAGTGCATCAGTTACTGGCACTAACGCTTCAGTTTGGTGGTGTGAGCACCGAGCGATGCTGGGAGTATCTTTCGGTCGTACCTGACTTTAGCGGGATTGCCTACGCAGAATTTGAAACCTTAATTGAGCACATGACTCAGACAGGGTATCTATTTGGATCTGGAGGATTGCTATCGATCGGCGATAAAGCAGAGAAGGTCTATGGTCGGAAGAACTTTATGGAGCTTTATGCTGTATTTAGTAGCCCGCAGCTTTATAAAGTTCAAACTAAAGCCAACTATACAATTGGCTCCTTAGAGCAGATCTTCGTCGATAAACTAGTTCCAGAAGTTAGCTCATTCATTTTAGGCGGGAGATCTTGGACGGTATTGCACGTCAACCATGCGGAGCGAAGCGTGTTGGTGATACCAGCTCCACGCGGGAAAAAGCCCAGTTGGGGAGGATTCATCCCAGAATTGCTGGGATTTGAACTATGTCAGCAGGTTCGGCAAATCATTCTCAGTCAAGATTCGCTCCCTTACCTTGATGAGCAAGCACAGTTCGTACTGGATGAATATCGGCACGAACTAGCCCCGCTACTAAAGTCCTCTGGCTGGAGTCTTCAATTTGACCCAGATCGAGCCATCTGCTGGACATTTGCAGGTGGTGCCATCAATCACACACTTAAATATGGACTGCAAGTTTATTCAGACTCAAAAATAGTTGTCGATAATTTTAAATTAAAAATTGAAGGAGATAGTTTTACAATAAATAGTTTGAAACTGGCGATCGCAGAGATTTCCAAACCTTCATTTTGGCAATCGGCAGCAACTCAAGCTGCTATATCAATCAATTTACCAGAGTATCGACTCAGTAAATTCCAACAAGCATTACCGGATATCTATTCTATTGAAATCATTCAAAACTACTTGCTAGATATTTCTAAGTCTATTGAGTTTCTTCAAAGAGTTAAGTAG
- a CDS encoding IS982 family transposase, which yields MDLTELFCEIDDFCQDWLATFSSISFPANGNSLPKRCGLSLSEVMTISIHFHQSSYRTFKDYYLKNVCQNLTDYFPKLVSYNRMVELMPNVLIACLYYLNSRQGKVTGISFVDSTAIPVCHPKRIKRNKVFKETAKLSKSSMGWYFGFKLHLIINDCGEILSCKITPGNVDDRTHLPSMTQGISGKIFGDKGYIKKELFEELLNKGLQLITPLKSNMKNKLILMDDKISLRKRSLIETVNDQLKNICYLVHSRHRSLHNFMLNLITALIAYTHQPKKPSLKLDEPAQNFFSIVPI from the coding sequence ATGGACTTAACCGAACTATTTTGTGAAATAGATGATTTCTGCCAAGATTGGCTAGCAACTTTTTCATCAATATCTTTCCCTGCCAACGGTAATAGCTTACCAAAACGCTGCGGCCTATCACTGAGCGAGGTCATGACTATTTCTATTCATTTCCATCAGTCAAGCTATCGAACATTTAAGGATTATTACCTCAAAAATGTTTGTCAAAACTTAACTGATTATTTTCCAAAGTTGGTTAGTTACAATAGAATGGTGGAGTTGATGCCAAATGTTTTAATAGCTTGCCTTTATTATCTCAACTCTCGTCAAGGTAAGGTGACTGGAATTAGTTTCGTGGATAGCACGGCTATTCCAGTTTGTCACCCAAAAAGAATTAAAAGAAATAAGGTTTTCAAAGAAACTGCCAAGCTGAGTAAGAGTTCTATGGGATGGTACTTTGGATTCAAGCTTCATTTAATTATTAATGATTGCGGAGAGATATTAAGCTGCAAAATCACACCTGGCAATGTCGATGACCGCACACATTTGCCATCAATGACACAGGGAATATCAGGAAAAATATTTGGAGACAAAGGATATATTAAGAAAGAACTATTTGAAGAATTATTAAATAAAGGATTGCAGCTAATTACGCCACTAAAATCTAATATGAAAAACAAGCTCATCTTGATGGATGACAAAATATCACTTCGGAAACGCTCGCTGATTGAAACGGTAAATGACCAGTTAAAAAATATTTGTTATTTAGTCCATTCTCGCCATCGGAGCTTGCATAATTTCATGCTAAATCTGATTACAGCATTAATTGCTTATACTCATCAACCTAAAAAGCCGAGTTTGAAGCTAGATGAGCCTGCTCAAAACTTCTTTAGTATTGTTCCTATTTAG